The DNA window TAGCGACTAGTCGCGCCTAGGCGCGCCTACGGCGTCGCCTTTTTGAACTTTGATTGGTATGCATCAGTGCTCACCTAAATGCTAAAAATCGGTCACACATCGTTTAGCCAAATATTGTGCAAAATAGCCGTTTAATTAGGCTGACAGAACATACATTCTGTATTGACTTTTAGTTTTCCCATTTCAGATAGGTCTGGTGATTGATTTGACAAATACCACCCGGTATTATTCACCAGCAGAATGGACGAGGCAAGGTACTAAGTATGCGAAGGTGAGATCGCTTAGCTTAAATGCTTTCTTGTTTCTCAAGGACCTTTTTCTTAACTAACAAAGTTTCTGTTTTAGATTGCATGCAAGGGGAGAGATGCTGTACCTGACAATGAATCTGTTAATAAGTTTGTCTATGAGGTACAATCATGCATACCTCTGCAAAAGCATTATATTTGACTCTGGATATTATATAtgtccattttttcttttttttgggggCGGGGGAGGGGGGCTGATGCGCCACTGTCAATAATTTTGTTTCCTGTTCCACCCCTGGGCACCATTGCTTATGCTCCAAGTTATTTTATTTATTCTACCTACCTTATTGTGGATGCCTGGCTTGGCAATATGAGTGATGCAAGAAGCATATCGTCAAGGATAAAGGTGTGCTTATCTGAATCTGAGGATAGTTGGAGTGGAAATTGTTAGGTGGTGGCTTGTTGGTTAAGTTAGCTGATTGTTAGGAGATTTGTTGGTTTTGGTTTACTAGAGTTGGTGAGGTTGGTTGTAAGCTTGATTTCGTTGTAATGGACCAAACCTATGTATTTATAAAGAGTTGCCGATTAGGCATATCCAGCACGAACTAATCCAATCCAGTTAGGGATGAAACCGGATCCACAAGCAGATATTATGGATACCGAATATGTATAGTCGTTTCTTTCCGGGATTTGGAGTAGAATACGGATACTGTCAGATGTGTCGGATATTGATATCTTATGTCATAATGTATCAGAAATCCAACTTTGAGTATTCGCCTATTCGGATACGGTACGGATACTAAATCTCTGGATTCATATATGGATTATCCAAGTAGGGTTTAAACCCTTTTGGATCGGACGGATATTGGGAATATCCGTCCTGTTTCATCCCTAAATCCACTTAATCGCACTTAGTTGCTGTTGTGAGCATATTGTTGACGGCAAACACGTTCCATCTCTTGATATTCTGTTCTCATCTGCTAGCCCTTAGGCCTATTGTTTATGGCATTGTCGTCACCCATCAGGTTTGTGTGATGTTTTACACTTTACACTTTCTACCTTTTCTATGTTCTGCTAGACTGCTACATGCTCATTGTATTGCTAATTGTTGGATAAGTAATTTGTTTTCTTGAGTAAAAAGGCAATTTGGTTTTGACTACTGAAACACATGCACAGCAACAGCTGGGAGGAGCTGCTACTGTCCTCTAGAGGCTTCGTTGTAACTGCTGCGGTAGTAGTAGAATCAGCAGGGGCAGTGAAGGAGCAAAATTTGTTTTGTGTATAAGAACATAGTTGTTGCTAGCTGTATGTATAAGATGTACCAGCACTGTAGCAGGtcggttactgtagcaaaactacCTCATGTACATGTAACCTTTGCAAGTTTGAATGAAGGAACAATCTGCAGTGGTTCCTCTCCTTTCATCATTTTCCTTCCCATACCCGTTAGTTAGGGCTATCACTAATTTCGAAGGGGCCTGCACCTTTTTGCATTTTCATATTCCTGGATTGTCTATAACAAATTGATTTGGACACTTCTTATCAGTAACCTGGTCATTTTCTTTTTGCCTGAACCATCTTGGGTGTAAATGGTATAGATAATTTCCCAACTATCGTCAATCTCCGCTGTGTAGAACAAAATGCCTATTTAGGTCAATAGCCACCATTTTTAAGAAAAGCTTCCTGTAAGGCATCTTCGTTAACAAATTTTGTTGGTTCTTTCAGGCAATGATGTTCCTGGATCGACAAAAACAATCAAAGAATCCTAAATATATTCTGGTTCACTGTACCCATGGTCATAATCGTACGGGTTTCATGATTATTCATTACCTTATGCGCACACACGTCTCTTGTGTTGCTGAGGTAGGGATACTAGACCCCAAATGATATTTTATTGATTCTATTCTTCAGTATTACGTGACTGTTTTTTTCTAGGCGATAAATATATTTGCTCAAAGGCGTCCACCTGGCATATACAAGAGGGACTATATTGAAGCACTGTATTCATTTTACCATGAGGTCCCTGAGAATATGATGATAGCATGCCCTCCAACACCAGAATGGAAGAGACCAGATGATCTCGATTTAAATGGCGAAGCTAAgcaggatgacgatgatgacaatGGTGATCCTGAACCACTGCGTGTAAGTGTTTTCTTCAAAATTTATAGGAAATTATCAGATCTACTTATCTTGTTCATGAGATAGAGTTAACTATTGCTTTTGCCCTTGGTATTACCTCACTATACGGTTTCATTGCTAAGCAATGCTATGTTTTGACACCACAATATGTTTGCAGAATGAAGCAGAGGATAAAGTAATCACCAACGACGATGTGTTAGGGGATGAAGTGCCATATGACCAGCAAGAAGCTTTGCGTATCCTATGTTATCGGTTGCTTGAAATGCCCCTTGTAAGTAGGCTATTTCTACTTCTACCCAATATATTATGTATTAATTTCGTATATGCTTTACAATGAAAACATGGACTATGATAATTGATAACCTTTTGTAGAATATAGTTCTAATACCACCAAACCCATCTTCAGTAACTATTTCATTTCTGGGAACGTAACTTAAAAGTTAGCATGGTGCAGATGCATGAATATTTCATGTCATGCAATGCAGGCTGAGAATGCGAGTTTGACATGCTGGTCTGGCAAAATACTTTTGTGCTACATTAACAATGTATTTTTCGATGTAATCCATCTGGAATCTTGACATGTTGACAAGGCTCAGAAATGGCATTTTGGAAATGCTGGGAACTAATAGAATTTCGTCATGATTAAACTTGTTTCAGTCTATAGAtatatcatgttttatatctatTGTTCTATGCACTACTTTGAGTTGGATTGGTTTGTAACATAAATTTCTGCAAGTTTATGCATGTGTTGCTCTCAAACAAGTAGTGCCTTTTTATTTAGAGTGGTCTGATCACCTTTATTTGTTCGTAGGGAAGGGGGCATTCACAATTTCCTGGATCACATCCAGTTTCTCTTAACAGGTGAGTAACATCAACCAGTGACTCAAATTTCTCTTACATTTTTTTGTGCATTATGATATTTTTTGTTCCTATGTTATATAAAGGACATGATAGAAAATATTGTAAGGAACCATTAGTACATGCTAACTTTTataaagttttaaaaaaaacctaGGGTTAGACAGATGGATGCATTAAATAAGCATTAGAAGTGTTGCAGGTTTTTTTTGCATCATGGAGGGTTTTTTTGGAATTCTTTCACACTTGTTATGAGTTCCTTGTAATCCAATGCTGATATTTTGCTTCAGAATTTCTATTCTCAGAGCATTAGAAGTGTTGGTTCTTTTTGTATAGGTCCTAGGTTCATATGTTCAATATATGTCCTTTTTTATCTAATGCACTCATTTTGCTTTGTTCAGTGAAAATCTGCAACTACTTAGACAGCGATACTACTTTGCTACATGGAAAGCTGACGGAACACGATATATGATGCTTATAATGAGAGATGGTTGTTTCTTGATTGATCGGAATTTTTGCTTCAGAAGGGTTCAGATGCGCTTTCCCCATAAGAGCCTCGAAGTAAGGTTCCAATTTTGGTGGAGAAACAATCATAGAACATGCCTCTTATTGCAAAACTTTAATCTTATTTCTTTGATATGAAGGGTCTGCATGATATGACCTTGATTGATGGAGAGATGATTATAGACACGGTACCAGATTCAGGCTTGAAGAGAAGGTACTTGGCATATGATCTTATGGCGCTTGGCGCAGTATCCAAAACTAAGGTAATATGTTGTGGAATCATATATACTCCCTTCGttaattataagatgttttggctttcctAGATACACTGTTTTTAATatgcaaaagctatgtatctaaaaaaacctaaaatgtcttgtaatttggaatggagggagtaacattTTGCTATTTACTTATTTCCGACTTACTCTTTTATCCATGAAACTTTGGCGCACTTAGTAAAGAAAAGAGATGTAGTAAGCATCCTTTCTGAATTATTTCTTGGTACCTGCACTCTATGTCCACACCATCAATATTTTGCTCATCATTGCCATAATCATGTTTGCCTTAGCCTGGTTAGCAGACCGGCCTACAAGGTTCATGTTGCCACACGATTAGTGAACGTTGAGGGTGTATTTATTTTTTTCTGCTATAACTTCTATATGTGAGAAGCTCTATTGTACCGTAGGGTGATATAAACACACAGTAGTATGGCTTGGGATTATATTTAATTATGGAAATTTGTGTATGCAGTTGCCATTTTCTGAAAGGTGGAAAATGCTGGAAGATGAAATAATACGGCCACGTTATCATGAGAAAAAGCAATTTGAGAGTGGTGCTAAGAGCAATCCGTTGTACAAATATGACATGGAATTATTTTCGGTATCGGATTCTAGGATTTTCCAATTCTGAATTATGATGTTCAACTCATGAGTCCTGCAGAGttaattttcctttttttttgtttattatatGACATTACCAGGTGAGGAGAAAGGATTTTTGGCTGCTCTCAACAGTAAAAAGGGTTCTTAAGGAGTTCATTCCATCGCTTTGCCATGATGCTGATGGCCTTATATTTCAGGTAAGATTCTTTTTTCTGTTTGTTTATTATGATATGAAGATGTTAAGGCGTGTTGTCTGCTTTATATGGCCTTCATGCATGGTGCAACCTGTGGTATTTCAAACAAGAACAGAAATGGTTATAGTAGTCTAATATATCTTTATTTGGCTGCAATGTAACTAGTAAATGTGATGATTCTGGTCTACTTAGTTTTTGTGTGCAACCGGACGAATTGTATGGTTTTGGGAATAGATCATTTTATTGTGGGAATGGGCCTGATAATGGTCATTTTTTAGTGGTGTTTGTATTTTCATTGTGCAGTGCTTTGATAAATAAAATTTACAGATACTTATTTGCTAGAGTTCCCATCTTTGTTGGACTTATTTGTAACTGCACATTTCTATTTTTAGTTATGCCCATGTCAAATTCCTGTTTGAGattagttttctattttttttaggGGTGGGGGTGCACCTCATGGGGTTATATGGCGTTTACAGCAAGATAAAGCTAAACGCTTTATTTCTTGCTGCTCATTTGTTAATTCACATATATTTTGTTTTCCATTTTTACTGTTCACGTATGGATGTGTCTGTTTGCAATTGTTTTAACTGAagttctctctctctatatattttGTTAACTCATGGAGTGTTTCCTATTTGTGAAGACTTATATATAGCTTAGAACATTTTGTTGTGGATGTGTAATTTTAAACAGTGCTATATATGGAACTCCTGTCCTTACTGTGACTTCTAACATCCTTTGTAACTATTTATTCTGTGGTTATTTACATGTAAATTTTGCTTTTACTTGGCTGATGCTTCAATTGTTCTTGCAGGGCTGGGATGATCCATATGTAACTCGTACTCATGAAGGTCTTCTGAAGTGGAAGTACCCTGAGATGAATTCTGTGGACTTTCTGTTTGAGGTCTTATGACCATTTTTAACTATTTTGTTTTAAATGGGTTAGTCATCGTGAAGATACTATTTTGaaatttgggttttgttttgtatGTCTGACTATTGCAGCTTACAAATGATAATCGTCAACTGGTTTTCCTTTATGAGAGGGGGAAAAAGAAACTTATGGATGCTGCTCGGATAGCATTTACTGGTAACATGCATTTCAATTTTCATAATGACCTCGTTCATTCTGTAGTCATCTTATTTGTCTCAGAGTGCTGAAATAATATTCTTTAACAAATTTAGAAATATTTAGGAGTATTATCTTTTAACGACATATGTTTCTATTTTTCTGCCCTactatttgtatatttattgctGTTCTTAAACTTAAACAGACGATATAGATCCATCCTCTGTCGCTGGGAGGATTGTCGAGTGCTCCTGGAATAAGGAAGAACAGTGTTGGGCCTGTATGCGTATTAGATCTGATAAATCGACTCCAAACGACATCAACACATACCGGAAGGCTAGTTCTTATATACTTTCTATTGTACTTCATCTGTTAATTTATTTTCTTTTAAGAATATTGCTGTATGTAAATCTCATCTTGATTTTTGCTTGAAAATTTAAATGTACTCATTTGAAATGGTCTTGCTATTGGGGTAAAACCATTTTCCAAAATACAGTTGGCCTGTCACATTGGATCATAGTATTCTGTTTGCATGGCTAGCTCTCCTTACGAGTTGCATTTCCTGCCTTCGTCTTTTAGGATCCTGCTCTCTAAGACGTTCACTTCAGCAATTCTAAGTGTCAGTTAAAACAGCCTTGTTCTGTTCACAGTTGAGCATCATTGTTTTTGTGGGTGGTTAAGCATCATATTTTGCCCACTGTTGGAATAAGTACTCTATTTGGGTGGGAAAGTGAAACCACTACAGTATTCTTACAGTTTATTTGCATGGTCTGCAGGTGATGAGGAGTATCACAGATAACATTACCGAGGAAAAGCTTCTCGAAGAGATTGATGAGATAAGGCGCCTCCCGATGTATGCCGATAGGATGCATGCTCATACGAAGATGGCACAACAGCGGCGAAGATTGCCACCATAGTGCTAGTCTCGTTTCTATAGTGCTGGGGCGCTCTCCTACCGCCTCTAGCCAGAGGCTGGCTTCCGTAGCAGTGTAATTAGTAGAGGTTTCAGTAGCCCCCCCTATGATGATGGCTGGCTGGGTCTGGCCAGCCAACTAATTCTTTGCACCTCATTTGTGTCTTCCCCCTGCCCTCCCACCCACCTGTATAGGCATCGCCGCAGAGTAGTTTCCCTGTAAATTGTGTATTCTATGTTCTCCCATATTCTCCCCTATGGTTTTATTCTTCATGGGTGTAGAATAGCGTTTAACAAGAGGCTGGTGTTCTTGGTACATTAGTGTATGCGTTACCATCTCTCTCGGTGTTGCCTTGTGCTAGAATAAATGTAGGGTGTACTGGGTTGCCGCCATCTGTTGCTGATGGGTCATATGGTTCCTCTGGCGATATCATGTGGTTGCAAGATATTGGTTATTTTTGTCTTTTGTTTTGTGCGCACCTGATCCGATCCTTTGTTGAACGGAGAAAATCCGTTTATTTTTGGTAAAAAAAAGAATGTGTTAATGGTACCACCCAATGGTATAGTGTTTTATCGTTGACATGGTTAGACAATGCAAGCCGTGGTACATGTTTTTCCTCCTAAGTTTCCGTTGCTTTGGGACAATTGTTCATAGCCATTTTTTTATAACTGGATAGCCAGCATGTTATCTTTATAGAATGTCTAAGAACGTTGGGAACTTGGGATACATCCTGGTCCTGTTCTCGATTTCTATGTCCGCTGGAATTTGTATTTATAGTCATCGtaacttttttttatttctttttgtttTCAGTACATTTGAAAACAGGGCGAAAATGACATTTTTTatgttttctttgttttttttctttcttcgtgcCCTCTGTTAGTTTCGTTGGGCTAGTttaacttataagccatggctgatcgttggttgataagccatgacttataagttaAATATGATTAAGCGTACAAGCTATTGGCTTATGATGTTgtttatgctgatttattgtgaaagaaaaataccgtTAAAACAAACCGAAGGGAGTACTGCTTTTATCTGTATCCGTATACTTCCTCTAGGAAGCTGGAGGGAATAGTACTTTCATCACTATATATAGGATATCTTGTTTTTAGAAAATATGGTCATGTTATGTCATATACCTGTGTCGTgtcatgcatggtggcatggCGAGAGGGATGATGTGGCGACGATCGGGGCGCTGATCAGTGACGCGACAGAGCCTGATAAAGGTCCGTGGCTCAGTCCTGACCGCCGCGCCTGGCCGCCTGCCTACTCGCCACTCCCAAGTGCTGTCGGCGCCCGGCCCTTTGTTGCcgtctccctcccttcccttccatacCCTGGCTGCCTCCCTCCCTCTGCCTCAAGGTAATAACATattttttattttcgtttgaatggtggattgaaatattatgaatgggagttaaggttaggagaaaaattatgtttgggaactatgggctagggtttgaaggaagatattagtttgattttgtcgatGTTAagattaattatttagttagaagtatgtttaccatgtatatttttgttgctataagtgttggttatattatttgagttgcaatgcaaatgattatattttacattaatttgcgttgttttgattgatgtttaatttgaaccgttttattatatggaagacatgtttcaggAGCAGTTACggtgaaaacggggtcgtcctagagaattataccccgacgactttagcaaagatgcccccgttccttctgaccttcctgtccctaactgtgactgtggtcgtctaaccgacgtgtttcaatcgagacatccagacacagcggctcgttgcttctacacatgcagtcattttaatataagtaattgtttccgtatattttttttcttcatttgtattactaggttactaatattttgttggaattttattgtgtaggcctgtcggtgtttcgtacaagcaccgacaagtaaatttatagtgatgcgtgttaggctcggatggtgcgctaaaggacacaagatttatactggttcgggctgaatgtcccttacgtccagtttgttgctgctcttattagcaccgaaaatggttcatagtaggggtacaaacgatcgagagagggactggtctcaaatctctgatggaaagggtcgataggaggccaagagcttggtagcagcttgactatgtgtgttgtgtgttgtgccgTCCAAAGTCggtccccttgttggaggaagcgcatccccttttatagatgaagggacggctttacaagtgtgagggctaggatgcgtactctacctagccttgtggctcacgtctacccagcctagttttccattctgatgggtgcaaaaggatgataagcgcctacaatactgtcgatgcctctatAGAACGTCAGGATGGTTACAGAGCACTGCCCctcgcagggtatgggctgtagtacagtggctttgacttatgagccttgcccagtcttgctctgcatgccttctggttcctatgaatctttgtcggagggacgcggggtcggggtccggagtagcgctgtgggcaaggtcttccgatcggagagggcgtccggaggttGAAGCGTGTGCTCCGATCCGGTGAACCCGAGGTGGTGGGAAGCGGGCACCGCTCCCTTGGGATCATAACGTGGGGACATgatatccgtcatttgtggagatcgcaaatccttttctagagcgtagtggttgtcgtatatcttcgtcgggttccgtgtcctggagctgaaggcggcgcctacaactctacagggcaaaGAGCACGCACCTGCAATACTtttcaggctctgctacgcctggaagggtctaaagcacccgtcccgtcaTCCCCTGGTAGTACCTTTCCTGccggggcgtagggtatggtccttgaagccgtggttgacccgaacgtcttgtcttgccttgtacccatcatcatgagggaatggggagaagttgtcaggcaaGACGAAACCAGTCTTTTAGACATCGAGCGGGGCGAGGTTCATCCTCGgtcgtcaggcgaggcgaagaccagtccttatcctttgggcgagaccgagcccgcccctcgggggtcgggcgagaccgagcccgcccctcgggggtcgggcgaggcggagaccagtccttatcccttgggcgagaccgagcccgcccctcgggggtcaggcgaggcggagtctatccctcagccgttgggcgaggcggagactagcccttagccctcggcgaggcgaggctggcccaaaggcgtcgagcgaggcggaaccaaactcccatcattcgggcaaggaacgtagcggcgcccttgtccgtcaaaagtttttaacgttcgatggttattggttccaccttcttgGGTACCCcgggtattaggtccccgacagtagcccccaagcctccgggtgattcggatagaatcgcctgggggtgttTTCGATTTTGTCGGAGTTACTTtgtcagagggtgcgcgcgagcgcacccgatgggtgtagcccctgagccctagggtgattcgagtagagtcgcccggggggtagtatcggacccttcgcgggtaaggctaaaagacttagtttttcgt is part of the Miscanthus floridulus cultivar M001 chromosome 9, ASM1932011v1, whole genome shotgun sequence genome and encodes:
- the LOC136483737 gene encoding uncharacterized protein, with the protein product MTFSMDMDLNASPVPDDDEQQPYDEPVEVEYAQEEHVESAVATLRREREERRKRLKREQQDGGSRLHSQQIRNDYAPQPKRHSRFKEAPQGWLDCPAFGEPIDKIIPSKVPLDETFNESVPPGKRYSSKQLVNKQRKAGREIGLVIDLTNTTRYYSPAEWTRQGTKYAKIACKGRDAVPDNESVNKFVYEAMMFLDRQKQSKNPKYILVHCTHGHNRTGFMIIHYLMRTHVSCVAEAINIFAQRRPPGIYKRDYIEALYSFYHEVPENMMIACPPTPEWKRPDDLDLNGEAKQDDDDDNGDPEPLRNEAEDKVITNDDVLGDEVPYDQQEALRILCYRLLEMPLGRGHSQFPGSHPVSLNSENLQLLRQRYYFATWKADGTRYMMLIMRDGCFLIDRNFCFRRVQMRFPHKSLEGLHDMTLIDGEMIIDTVPDSGLKRRYLAYDLMALGAVSKTKLPFSERWKMLEDEIIRPRYHEKKQFESGAKSNPLYKYDMELFSVRRKDFWLLSTVKRVLKEFIPSLCHDADGLIFQGWDDPYVTRTHEGLLKWKYPEMNSVDFLFELTNDNRQLVFLYERGKKKLMDAARIAFTDDIDPSSVAGRIVECSWNKEEQCWACMRIRSDKSTPNDINTYRKVMRSITDNITEEKLLEEIDEIRRLPMYADRMHAHTKMAQQRRRLPP